Proteins encoded by one window of Dyella humicola:
- the ahpF gene encoding alkyl hydroperoxide reductase subunit F, whose product MLDADLKSQLQAYLEKVVHPIELVASLDESAKSQELLGLLQDIASLSDKISLSPDGGDARKPSFAINRLGTDVSVGFAGIPLGHEFTSLVLALLQVGGHPSKATQEVIEQVRNLDGDYRFETFMSLSCHSCPDTVQALNLMSVINPNIKHVAIDGSLFQDEVNERQVMAVPTVFLNGEPFDTGRMSIEQIAARLDRGAEDRAAERIKSKPAFDVLVIGGGPAGAAAAIYAARKGIRTGVVAERFGGQVLDTMSIENFISVPYTDGPKLAAALEQHVHEYDVDVMNLQRADHLMAADEPGGLHAVRLANGAMLKSKTVILSTGARWRNMNVPGEQDYRNKGVTYCPHCDGPLFKGKRVAVIGGGNSGVEAAIDLAGIVGHVTLLEFDSKLRADEVLQRKLRSLPNVDVIVSAQTTEVQGDGQKVTGLAYTDRSSGDSRQVALEGVFVQIGLLPNTEWLKGTLKLSPRGEIEVDARGETSLPGVFAAGDVTTVPYKQIVIAMGEGSKASLSAFDYLIRLPVTEEALVA is encoded by the coding sequence ATGCTGGATGCCGATCTGAAGTCCCAATTGCAGGCTTATCTCGAAAAGGTCGTGCACCCGATCGAGCTGGTGGCCTCGCTTGATGAAAGCGCCAAGTCACAGGAGCTGCTGGGCTTGCTGCAGGACATCGCGTCCTTGTCGGACAAGATCTCGCTGAGCCCCGATGGCGGCGACGCGCGCAAGCCGTCCTTCGCGATCAATCGCCTGGGCACGGACGTCAGCGTCGGTTTCGCCGGCATCCCGCTCGGTCATGAGTTCACCTCGCTGGTGCTGGCCCTGCTGCAAGTGGGCGGCCACCCCTCGAAGGCGACCCAGGAGGTCATCGAACAGGTGCGCAACCTCGACGGCGACTATCGCTTCGAGACGTTTATGTCGCTGTCCTGCCATAGCTGCCCCGACACGGTGCAGGCGCTGAACCTGATGAGCGTGATCAATCCGAACATCAAGCATGTGGCGATTGACGGCTCGCTGTTCCAGGACGAGGTGAACGAGCGCCAGGTGATGGCGGTGCCTACCGTGTTCCTCAATGGCGAACCGTTCGATACGGGCCGCATGAGCATCGAGCAGATTGCGGCTCGCCTGGATAGGGGCGCCGAGGATCGTGCGGCAGAGCGGATCAAGTCCAAGCCGGCGTTCGACGTGCTGGTGATCGGCGGCGGCCCGGCCGGCGCTGCAGCGGCCATCTATGCCGCGCGCAAGGGCATCCGCACCGGCGTCGTCGCGGAGCGCTTCGGCGGCCAGGTGCTCGATACCATGTCCATCGAGAACTTCATCTCGGTGCCGTATACCGACGGCCCCAAGTTGGCCGCTGCGCTGGAGCAGCACGTGCACGAATACGACGTGGACGTGATGAACCTGCAACGCGCCGATCATCTGATGGCGGCGGATGAGCCGGGCGGACTGCACGCGGTGCGCCTGGCCAACGGCGCCATGCTGAAGTCGAAGACGGTGATCCTTTCCACCGGCGCGCGCTGGCGCAACATGAACGTGCCGGGCGAGCAGGATTACCGCAACAAGGGCGTCACCTATTGCCCGCATTGCGACGGCCCGCTGTTCAAGGGCAAGCGCGTCGCGGTGATCGGTGGCGGCAACTCCGGCGTGGAAGCGGCGATCGATCTGGCCGGGATCGTGGGTCACGTGACCCTGCTGGAGTTCGACAGTAAGCTGCGTGCGGACGAAGTCCTGCAGCGCAAGCTGCGCAGCCTGCCGAACGTCGACGTGATCGTCAGTGCGCAAACCACCGAAGTCCAGGGCGACGGCCAGAAGGTCACCGGCCTGGCCTACACCGACCGCAGCAGCGGCGACAGCCGTCAGGTGGCGCTGGAAGGCGTGTTTGTGCAGATCGGCTTGCTGCCGAACACCGAATGGCTCAAGGGCACGCTGAAGCTCTCGCCGCGCGGCGAGATCGAAGTGGACGCACGAGGCGAGACGTCACTGC